One Nonomuraea angiospora DNA segment encodes these proteins:
- a CDS encoding AMP-binding protein, which translates to MIHSLSLSDLLADHARSRPQVTAVVDGEVRRTYPELDARVTRLADALAGRGVAAGERVVWLGQNSHAVLELLLACSRLGAILCPANWRQSEDELRFVLSDLTPKVVVWDPSDATTAVSESTWVRAGDDYEQLVASGAPRDFPQVDDGEPVLALYTAAFDGRPSAALLSSAALVAHSASLLVVRQMEPGFTFLNNGPLFHVGTMMFCLATFQIGGTNVFTPAFDPEEVCRLIDAERVTQAFLFGPMIDAVTAANAGGKYDLSSLRFVSHSAEWDSMITVDDSPWCRSKMGGYGQTEVGGMLTFLGLADGGSGFAGRPSPLVQVRILAPDGAELPPGEVGEICARGKTLFSGYFARPDLNAAKSAYGWHHTGDLGRREPDGTITFIGPKLRMIKSGAENIYPAEVERALKSHPAVADAAVIGVPDPTWHQAVKAVVALKPDTTATADELVDHVRTQLASYKKPSHVAFVDAIPKRGYTPDYDALDSAHGGGNYPGT; encoded by the coding sequence ATGATCCACAGCCTGTCCCTGTCAGACCTCCTCGCCGATCATGCCCGCAGCCGTCCCCAGGTCACGGCGGTGGTGGACGGGGAGGTACGGCGTACGTACCCCGAGCTCGACGCCCGGGTGACCCGGCTGGCCGACGCCCTGGCGGGGCGGGGTGTGGCGGCCGGGGAACGGGTGGTGTGGCTCGGCCAGAACTCCCATGCCGTACTGGAGCTCCTGCTGGCCTGCTCGCGCCTGGGCGCGATCCTCTGCCCGGCCAACTGGCGGCAGTCGGAGGACGAGCTGCGGTTCGTACTGTCCGATCTGACCCCCAAGGTCGTCGTATGGGATCCTTCGGACGCCACCACGGCCGTGTCCGAGAGCACCTGGGTGCGGGCCGGGGACGACTATGAGCAGCTGGTGGCGAGCGGGGCCCCGAGGGACTTCCCGCAGGTGGACGACGGCGAACCGGTCCTCGCCCTCTACACCGCCGCCTTCGACGGCCGCCCCAGCGCGGCCCTGCTCAGCAGCGCCGCGCTGGTCGCCCACAGCGCCTCGCTCCTCGTCGTACGCCAGATGGAGCCCGGCTTCACGTTCCTCAACAACGGCCCGCTCTTCCACGTGGGCACGATGATGTTCTGCCTGGCCACGTTCCAGATCGGCGGCACGAACGTGTTCACGCCCGCCTTCGACCCCGAAGAGGTCTGCCGCCTGATCGACGCCGAGCGGGTGACGCAGGCGTTCCTGTTCGGGCCGATGATCGACGCGGTGACGGCCGCGAACGCCGGGGGCAAGTACGACCTGTCGTCGCTGAGGTTCGTCTCGCACTCGGCCGAGTGGGACAGCATGATCACGGTGGACGACTCTCCCTGGTGCCGGTCCAAGATGGGCGGGTACGGGCAGACCGAGGTCGGTGGGATGCTCACGTTCCTCGGGCTGGCGGATGGGGGGTCGGGGTTCGCGGGACGTCCCTCTCCGCTGGTCCAGGTACGCATCCTGGCCCCGGACGGGGCCGAGTTGCCGCCCGGCGAGGTGGGCGAGATCTGCGCCCGCGGCAAGACCCTCTTTTCCGGATATTTCGCCCGGCCCGACTTAAATGCCGCTAAGTCCGCGTACGGCTGGCACCACACCGGCGACCTCGGCCGCCGCGAACCCGACGGGACCATCACCTTCATCGGCCCCAAGCTTCGCATGATCAAATCAGGCGCCGAGAACATCTACCCGGCCGAGGTGGAACGCGCCCTCAAGTCCCACCCGGCCGTGGCCGACGCCGCGGTCATCGGCGTCCCCGACCCCACCTGGCACCAGGCCGTCAAGGCCGTCGTCGCCCTCAAACCGGACACCACCGCCACGGCGGACGAGCTCGTCGACCACGTCAGGACGCAGCTGGCGTCGTACAAGAAGCCGAGCCACGTGGCGTTCGTGGACGCGATACCGAAGCGCGGCTACACCCCCGACTACGACGCCCTGGACTCGGCACACGGCGGCGGCAACTACCCGGGCACCTGA
- a CDS encoding TetR/AcrR family transcriptional regulator yields the protein MSDRPGLRERKKAKTRALIQKEALRLFREQGYAATTVEQIAEAAEVAPSTVFRYFATKEDLVLVDQFPPFIEALQSAPAHLKPVPAVRAAMRAVMAGQTAEEFVESMEREKLMFTVPELWAASLDNISGVVRTMHEQLAAREGRPADDPGLRNVTGAIVGVLMAVWLDLVKDPTLDASAELDQALAHLEAGLPL from the coding sequence ATGAGCGATCGACCGGGCCTGCGTGAGCGGAAGAAGGCCAAGACGAGGGCGCTGATCCAGAAGGAGGCGCTGCGGCTCTTCCGGGAGCAGGGATACGCCGCGACGACGGTCGAGCAGATCGCGGAGGCGGCGGAGGTGGCGCCCAGCACCGTCTTCCGCTACTTCGCCACCAAAGAGGACCTGGTGCTGGTCGACCAGTTCCCGCCCTTCATCGAGGCGCTCCAGTCCGCCCCAGCCCACCTCAAGCCCGTGCCGGCGGTACGGGCCGCGATGCGGGCGGTGATGGCCGGGCAGACGGCGGAGGAGTTCGTGGAGAGCATGGAGCGGGAGAAGCTCATGTTCACGGTGCCGGAGCTGTGGGCGGCCAGCCTGGACAACATCAGCGGCGTGGTCAGAACCATGCACGAGCAACTGGCGGCCCGAGAGGGCCGACCGGCCGACGACCCGGGGCTGCGCAATGTCACGGGGGCGATCGTGGGGGTGCTGATGGCGGTCTGGCTTGACTTGGTAAAGGACCCGACTCTCGACGCCTCGGCCGAACTCGACCAGGCCCTGGCCCACCTGGAAGCCGGCCTCCCCCTATAG
- a CDS encoding cytochrome P450 has translation MRLPIERNQECPFDPPAGLRDLPPMARLEMADGHQGWLATTMAAGRTVLGDPRFSARQELKHTAVHVVRPGGPARPAPPGFFAATDPPEHTRYRRLLTGQFTVRRMRLLEPRIEQIAADHLDAMAKAGPPVDLVTAYALPIPSLVICELLGVPYTDHDFFQDRSAALVTPDRDGAQATADLTAYLGELVRRKRAEPGDDLISGLTGELTDEELTYVALILLVAGHETTANMLALGVFALLKEGLPLEEDAVEGAVEELLRWLSILHQGAPSRAALEDVEVAGQLVRKGETVALSLPVINRDGAVFEDPDALRLDRPDARRHLAFGHGVHQCLGQQLARNELRIGYRALFERFPGLRLAVPATEVPLKHDASVYGVRCLPVTWPAAE, from the coding sequence ATGCGACTTCCCATCGAACGCAACCAGGAGTGCCCCTTCGACCCGCCCGCAGGGCTGCGTGATCTACCGCCGATGGCCCGGCTGGAGATGGCCGACGGGCACCAGGGCTGGCTGGCCACGACGATGGCGGCGGGCCGTACCGTGCTGGGCGACCCGAGGTTCAGCGCCAGGCAGGAGCTCAAGCACACCGCCGTCCACGTCGTGCGCCCCGGCGGTCCCGCCCGGCCCGCCCCGCCGGGGTTCTTCGCCGCCACCGACCCGCCCGAGCACACCCGCTACCGCCGCCTGCTCACCGGGCAGTTCACGGTGCGCAGGATGCGCCTGCTGGAGCCGCGCATCGAGCAGATCGCGGCCGACCATCTCGACGCCATGGCGAAGGCCGGGCCGCCGGTCGATCTGGTGACGGCCTACGCCCTGCCGATCCCGTCGCTGGTCATCTGCGAGCTGCTCGGCGTGCCGTACACCGACCACGACTTCTTCCAGGACCGCAGCGCCGCCCTCGTCACCCCGGACAGGGACGGCGCGCAGGCCACGGCCGACCTCACGGCGTATCTGGGCGAGCTGGTACGCCGCAAGCGGGCCGAGCCGGGCGACGACCTGATCAGCGGCCTGACCGGCGAGCTGACGGACGAGGAGCTGACCTACGTCGCGCTGATCCTGCTCGTGGCGGGCCACGAGACCACCGCGAACATGCTGGCCCTGGGCGTGTTCGCGCTGCTGAAGGAGGGACTGCCCCTCGAGGAGGACGCAGTGGAAGGCGCCGTGGAGGAGCTGCTGCGCTGGCTGTCGATCCTGCACCAGGGAGCGCCGTCCAGGGCGGCGCTGGAGGACGTGGAGGTGGCGGGCCAGCTGGTCAGGAAGGGGGAGACGGTCGCGCTGTCCCTGCCCGTGATCAACCGCGACGGCGCGGTGTTCGAGGATCCGGACGCGCTGAGGCTGGACCGGCCGGACGCGCGGCGGCACCTGGCGTTCGGCCACGGCGTGCACCAGTGCCTGGGGCAGCAGCTCGCCAGGAACGAGCTGCGCATCGGCTACCGGGCGCTGTTCGAGCGCTTCCCCGGCCTGCGGCTGGCCGTCCCCGCCACCGAGGTGCCGCTGAAGCATGACGCCTCGGTGTACGGGGTGCGATGCCTGCCGGTGACCTGGCCGGCTGCCGAATGA
- a CDS encoding cyclase family protein — translation MVHEPNNWGRFGPDDQRGTLNLLTPAVVLDALRSATTGEVLSLAMPIRGATSSPAPTTVPHLPGRPLPQHFMSVDGGDYAAGARAIGEGLYVADDALVVSHHGTTTHMDALCHMWSGDELYNGHPAARVRSYGATRCGIEQVGGVVAKGVLFDVPRRLGLDHLPADFRIPAELLAEIATPRPGDAAVIRTGWPAVWGRSREEYWSGQPGLSAEAGRWLAAHDVSVVASDNAAIGGLNARGLADEGLADDLHLILLHRHGVHLIEMLWLEELGERGCTEFVFVVAPLRIEGGTGSPVTPLAIL, via the coding sequence TTGGTTCACGAGCCTAACAACTGGGGACGATTCGGCCCAGACGATCAGCGCGGCACCCTCAACCTCCTCACCCCGGCCGTGGTGCTCGACGCCCTGCGCAGCGCCACCACGGGCGAGGTGCTGAGCCTGGCCATGCCGATCAGGGGCGCCACCTCCTCGCCCGCCCCCACGACGGTGCCGCACCTGCCGGGCCGCCCGCTGCCGCAGCACTTCATGTCCGTGGACGGCGGCGACTACGCGGCCGGCGCCCGCGCGATCGGGGAGGGCCTGTACGTGGCCGACGACGCGCTGGTCGTCAGCCACCACGGCACCACGACCCACATGGACGCGCTGTGCCACATGTGGTCGGGCGACGAGCTCTACAACGGCCACCCGGCGGCCCGGGTCCGCTCCTATGGGGCGACCAGGTGCGGCATCGAGCAGGTGGGCGGCGTGGTGGCCAAGGGGGTGCTGTTCGACGTGCCCCGGCGCCTCGGCCTCGACCACCTGCCCGCCGACTTCCGGATCCCGGCCGAGCTGCTGGCCGAGATCGCCACGCCGCGGCCTGGGGACGCCGCGGTGATCCGTACCGGGTGGCCCGCGGTGTGGGGGCGCTCGCGCGAGGAGTACTGGTCAGGCCAGCCCGGACTGTCGGCGGAGGCGGGCCGCTGGCTCGCGGCGCACGACGTGTCCGTGGTGGCCTCGGACAACGCCGCCATCGGCGGGCTCAACGCCCGTGGGCTCGCCGACGAGGGCCTAGCCGATGACCTGCACCTCATCCTGCTGCACCGGCACGGGGTCCACCTGATCGAGATGCTGTGGCTGGAGGAGCTGGGGGAGAGGGGGTGTACGGAGTTCGTGTTCGTGGTGGCGCCGCTCAGGATCGAGGGCGGCACGGGCAGCCCGGTGACCCCGCTGGCCATCCTCTGA
- a CDS encoding serine hydrolase domain-containing protein: MHCDPRFSRVREVFERQLADGSELGAAFAVHLDGELVVDLWGGVADRHTGRPWEHDTPAFAYSCTKAITATVLLQLAERGLVDVQGAVADVWPEFAARGKGAITVEHLLTHQSGLPVVEEPVPVEEFGDLAAIAARLAGQAPLWEPGSAHGYHALSYGFLVGEVIRRVTGKSVGELVSAEIAEPLGLELWVGAPDPVIARTARLKAGERPQAAATEGQAEAEPAEGALGPGSLMVAEMAKAALDPHSLMNRALGNPGMHRLKGGANHPVILRAGWPAAGVVTTARGLAGFYRSLIAGDLLRPETLRDAVRPRVDGPDRVLFLDTSFGLGYMRPSMTFPMPSETAFGHSGLGGSLGIGDPERGLAIGYVMNKMANAVSGNLRGLRLVQAVYDSL; this comes from the coding sequence ATGCACTGCGATCCGCGGTTCTCCCGCGTGCGTGAGGTGTTCGAGCGGCAGCTCGCCGACGGGTCGGAGCTGGGCGCCGCCTTCGCCGTCCACCTGGACGGCGAGCTGGTGGTGGACCTGTGGGGCGGCGTCGCCGACCGGCACACGGGCCGGCCGTGGGAGCACGACACGCCCGCCTTCGCCTACTCCTGCACCAAGGCGATCACCGCCACCGTGCTGCTCCAGCTCGCAGAGCGGGGGCTGGTGGACGTCCAGGGGGCCGTGGCGGACGTGTGGCCGGAGTTCGCGGCCCGGGGGAAGGGGGCGATCACGGTCGAGCACCTGCTCACGCACCAGAGCGGGCTGCCGGTGGTGGAGGAGCCGGTGCCGGTGGAGGAGTTCGGGGACCTGGCGGCCATCGCCGCCCGGCTCGCCGGTCAGGCGCCGCTGTGGGAGCCGGGGTCGGCGCACGGGTATCACGCGCTGTCGTACGGGTTCCTGGTGGGCGAGGTGATCAGGCGCGTGACGGGCAAGTCGGTCGGCGAGCTGGTGTCCGCCGAGATCGCGGAGCCGCTGGGGCTGGAGCTGTGGGTGGGCGCGCCGGACCCGGTGATCGCCCGTACGGCCCGTCTCAAAGCAGGTGAACGCCCGCAAGCGGCGGCCACCGAGGGCCAGGCTGAAGCCGAGCCGGCTGAGGGGGCGCTCGGTCCGGGCAGCCTCATGGTCGCCGAGATGGCCAAGGCGGCGCTCGATCCGCACAGCCTCATGAACCGGGCGCTCGGCAATCCCGGCATGCACCGCCTCAAGGGCGGCGCGAACCACCCCGTCATCCTGCGCGCCGGCTGGCCCGCGGCGGGGGTCGTCACCACGGCCAGGGGTCTGGCCGGGTTCTACCGGTCGCTGATCGCGGGCGACCTGCTGCGCCCCGAGACGCTGCGGGACGCCGTACGCCCCCGCGTGGACGGCCCGGACCGCGTCCTCTTCCTGGACACGTCGTTCGGGCTGGGTTACATGCGGCCGTCGATGACGTTCCCGATGCCGTCCGAGACCGCGTTCGGCCACTCCGGGCTGGGCGGCTCCCTCGGCATCGGCGACCCGGAGCGCGGCCTGGCCATCGGCTACGTCATGAACAAGATGGCCAACGCCGTCTCCGGCAACCTGCGCGGCCTGCGCCTGGTGCAGGCCGTCTACGACTCGCTCTGA
- a CDS encoding isochorismatase family cysteine hydrolase — MERVAVLVMEMQRGVVGDLTKFPDLVAACGRHDVVANAARLLHAARSAGIPVIHCTAAFRPDRSGSHTDNCPFIVALLKDPGHMLEGTAATEVLPELWDGGDLESRRHHGFSPFTGTSLDMTLRSLGVSHVVALGVSLNLGIPGLALEAVNLGYRVTVVRDAVAGIPEEYAQAVLKHTISLLATRAATADLIEEWK, encoded by the coding sequence GTGGAGCGCGTGGCCGTGCTGGTGATGGAGATGCAAAGGGGCGTCGTCGGCGATCTCACGAAATTTCCGGATCTGGTGGCGGCCTGTGGGCGGCACGACGTCGTCGCCAACGCCGCCCGCCTCCTCCACGCGGCCAGGTCGGCCGGCATCCCGGTGATCCACTGCACGGCGGCCTTCCGCCCCGACCGGTCCGGCTCCCACACGGACAACTGCCCGTTCATCGTCGCCCTGCTCAAGGACCCCGGCCACATGCTGGAGGGCACGGCCGCCACCGAGGTCCTCCCGGAGCTGTGGGACGGCGGCGACCTGGAGAGCCGCCGCCACCACGGCTTCTCCCCGTTCACCGGCACCTCGCTCGACATGACGCTGCGCTCCCTGGGCGTCTCCCACGTGGTCGCGCTGGGGGTCTCGCTCAACCTCGGCATCCCCGGGCTCGCGCTGGAGGCGGTCAACCTGGGCTACCGGGTGACCGTGGTCAGGGACGCGGTGGCGGGCATCCCGGAGGAGTACGCGCAGGCCGTACTGAAACACACCATCAGCCTCCTCGCCACCCGCGCCGCCACCGCGGACCTGATCGAAGAGTGGAAGTGA
- a CDS encoding SDR family NAD(P)-dependent oxidoreductase, with protein sequence MDGLRLDGRVAVVTGGAGAIGAAIATDLTALGARVVVADVDLPNAEKVAAGLPGARPLAVDLTSPASVAEFGGAVGPVDILVHNAGVSIVEPFTESDPANWDLMWQVNLRGPMLLTKLLLPGMAVRGWGRLVFISSDGARAGSGGEGAYAATKAGLFGLAKTLAREAAKAHVTSNVVCPGPTDTPMLRRVSAAEPGLVDRIARGIPLRRLGTPADVAGLVAYLCTDRAAYITGQTLSVSGGVTMQ encoded by the coding sequence ATGGACGGGCTGCGCCTGGACGGGCGCGTCGCGGTGGTCACCGGGGGAGCGGGCGCGATCGGCGCGGCCATCGCCACGGACCTGACCGCGCTGGGCGCGCGGGTCGTCGTCGCCGACGTGGACCTGCCGAACGCGGAGAAGGTGGCCGCCGGCCTGCCCGGCGCGCGGCCGCTGGCCGTCGACCTGACCTCGCCGGCGTCCGTCGCGGAGTTCGGCGGCGCCGTGGGCCCCGTGGACATCCTGGTGCACAACGCCGGGGTGTCGATCGTGGAGCCGTTCACCGAGAGCGACCCGGCGAACTGGGACCTCATGTGGCAGGTCAACCTGCGCGGGCCGATGCTGCTCACCAAGCTGCTGCTGCCCGGGATGGCGGTCAGGGGGTGGGGGCGGCTGGTGTTCATCTCCTCGGACGGCGCCAGGGCGGGGTCGGGCGGCGAGGGCGCGTACGCGGCGACCAAGGCGGGGCTGTTCGGGCTGGCCAAGACGCTCGCCCGGGAGGCGGCCAAGGCGCACGTCACCTCCAACGTGGTTTGCCCGGGCCCCACGGACACGCCGATGCTCCGCCGGGTGTCGGCGGCCGAGCCGGGGCTGGTGGACAGGATCGCGCGGGGCATCCCGCTGCGCCGCCTCGGCACGCCCGCCGACGTGGCCGGCCTGGTGGCCTACCTCTGCACGGATCGCGCCGCGTACATCACCGGGCAGACGCTGTCGGTGAGCGGCGGCGTGACCATGCAGTGA
- a CDS encoding serine/threonine-protein kinase produces the protein MVPGYREVRQLGAGRTGRVFLATYQQTGAYVAIKYLNATLRRDAEFMDRFRSDTHELVEIDDPNVVRLYEYVETPTRAAVVMELVDGVSLRTLLAEHRGISPEAALTVLKSTLLALAAAHERGVPHRDVKPENILVQADGTSKLADFGVVVHAEEPGVPAGSPEYMSPELWTQGRAGPPADVYAAACVLFEAVRGRPPYRAVKEGGDGALDVPALRDKHLVEPVPLEVAPDSLRDLLRRGMAKDPATRYASARQFAAELEEDAVAGYGPDWEKRGRRHLGELATLLALRFPLARTERAAGVTSTIRDRIPRLPPHLWVAGATVAAVAISLMMSGGRLPPGPGAILMPPPKTAQGEPEPVDAATPTRTRTSAAPRRSTPARTVSPPPSSPPATVRQGGTSVPRPTAVRAAGIVGWSGTAGTIRVAADGTGPVRLRISYTRREGDGGAARTVRQETRTLQGSTAYSSAVTHDPGSVSCGKRVYVGIVVMTEPAAGNGPQVSEAAVDGPACPTPTPTPTSHSPTPTPTPTPSEEHSRTAVGTPAPSEESFARSPDEPTGQASEEPMMLLSTPEEEPPL, from the coding sequence TTGGTCCCTGGTTACCGTGAAGTGCGCCAGCTCGGCGCCGGCCGTACCGGCCGCGTGTTCCTCGCCACCTACCAGCAGACGGGCGCCTACGTGGCGATCAAGTACCTGAACGCCACCCTGCGCAGGGACGCCGAGTTCATGGACCGCTTCCGGTCGGACACCCACGAACTCGTCGAGATCGACGACCCCAACGTGGTGCGGCTCTACGAGTACGTCGAGACCCCCACCAGGGCGGCCGTCGTCATGGAGCTGGTGGACGGCGTGTCGCTGCGTACCCTGCTGGCCGAGCACCGCGGGATCAGCCCGGAGGCGGCCCTCACCGTGCTGAAGAGCACGCTGCTGGCCCTGGCCGCCGCGCACGAGCGAGGGGTGCCGCACCGCGACGTCAAACCGGAGAACATCCTGGTCCAGGCCGACGGCACCAGCAAGCTGGCCGACTTCGGCGTGGTCGTGCACGCGGAGGAGCCGGGAGTGCCCGCGGGCAGCCCCGAGTACATGTCGCCCGAGCTGTGGACGCAGGGCAGGGCGGGGCCGCCGGCGGACGTGTACGCGGCGGCGTGCGTGCTGTTCGAGGCGGTCAGGGGGCGGCCTCCGTACCGGGCCGTCAAGGAGGGCGGGGACGGGGCGCTGGACGTCCCGGCCCTGCGGGACAAGCACCTGGTGGAGCCGGTGCCGCTGGAGGTCGCGCCCGACTCGCTGCGCGACCTGCTCAGGCGCGGGATGGCCAAGGACCCGGCGACCAGGTACGCCTCGGCCAGGCAGTTCGCGGCGGAGCTGGAGGAGGACGCGGTCGCCGGGTACGGCCCGGACTGGGAGAAGCGCGGGCGGCGGCACCTGGGCGAGCTGGCCACGCTGCTGGCCCTGCGCTTCCCGCTGGCCAGGACCGAGCGGGCCGCCGGAGTCACGAGCACGATCCGTGACCGGATACCCCGGCTGCCGCCGCACCTGTGGGTGGCGGGGGCGACGGTGGCCGCCGTGGCGATCTCGCTCATGATGTCGGGCGGGCGGCTGCCTCCCGGGCCGGGCGCGATCCTGATGCCGCCGCCCAAGACGGCGCAGGGCGAGCCGGAGCCCGTGGACGCGGCCACGCCCACCCGGACCCGGACGTCCGCGGCTCCCCGGCGCAGCACGCCCGCGCGCACGGTCTCCCCTCCTCCCTCCAGCCCTCCTGCCACCGTGCGGCAGGGCGGGACCTCGGTGCCGCGTCCGACCGCGGTGCGGGCCGCCGGGATCGTGGGGTGGAGCGGCACGGCGGGGACGATCAGGGTCGCGGCGGACGGCACGGGGCCCGTGCGGTTGCGGATCTCGTACACGCGGCGGGAGGGGGACGGCGGGGCGGCCCGGACGGTGCGGCAGGAGACGCGGACCTTGCAAGGGAGCACGGCTTACAGCAGTGCCGTCACGCACGATCCCGGGAGTGTTTCCTGCGGGAAGCGGGTGTATGTCGGGATCGTGGTGATGACGGAGCCGGCGGCGGGGAACGGGCCGCAGGTGAGCGAGGCCGCCGTCGACGGTCCCGCCTGTCCCACGCCCACGCCCACGCCGACTTCCCACTCGCCCACGCCCACGCCGACGCCGACGCCCAGCGAGGAGCACAGCAGGACGGCCGTCGGGACGCCCGCGCCGTCGGAGGAGTCCTTCGCCCGATCGCCGGACGAGCCCACCGGACAGGCCTCCGAGGAGCCCATGATGCTCCTGTCGACACCTGAGGAGGAGCCGCCCCTTTAG
- a CDS encoding LLM class flavin-dependent oxidoreductase gives MKFSTFHLFHRFDGHSFKDVYDYHLELVELAEELGFDGVRLAEHHFRDYGVVPNLFTMLAHAAARTSRIRLGTGIVVLPLHNPVHVAEEAAMVDVLSGGRLDLGIGRGYQSFEFEGFGIDLAEARDRFNEALEVIVGLWTQDSYQHEGKFYKTGSEVGLVPRPLQSPHPPLHVAAVSPETVTMYAERGLPILADPAAPFRKVVKAAETWRETAAQAGHPEGAELVVARSVYVAPTLEQAREDQARFEASFDRSRIFNERSAPIDPKTGRAAQGFEYYQDRYLKGGTLSTDFRWEQLDVIGDPERVIEQISLLRNSGFSNLLCDFGSTRPMPLEEMKRIMRFFAAEVMPAFR, from the coding sequence ATGAAGTTCTCGACCTTCCACCTCTTCCACCGTTTCGACGGCCACAGCTTCAAGGACGTCTATGACTACCATCTGGAGCTCGTCGAGCTGGCCGAGGAGCTGGGGTTCGACGGGGTACGGCTGGCCGAGCACCACTTCCGGGACTACGGCGTCGTCCCCAACCTGTTCACGATGCTCGCCCACGCCGCCGCCCGCACCTCCCGCATCCGGCTCGGCACGGGCATCGTGGTGCTGCCCCTCCACAACCCGGTCCACGTGGCCGAGGAGGCCGCGATGGTGGACGTGCTCTCCGGAGGGCGGCTGGACCTGGGGATCGGGCGGGGGTATCAGAGCTTCGAGTTCGAGGGGTTCGGGATAGACCTGGCGGAGGCGCGCGACCGGTTCAACGAGGCGCTGGAGGTCATCGTCGGGCTCTGGACGCAGGACTCGTACCAGCATGAGGGGAAGTTCTACAAGACCGGCTCCGAGGTGGGCCTCGTCCCGAGACCGCTGCAGTCGCCGCACCCGCCGCTGCACGTGGCGGCCGTCTCCCCCGAGACCGTCACCATGTACGCCGAGCGCGGGCTGCCCATCCTCGCCGACCCGGCGGCGCCGTTCCGCAAGGTCGTCAAGGCGGCGGAGACCTGGCGGGAGACGGCCGCGCAGGCGGGCCATCCCGAGGGCGCGGAGCTGGTGGTGGCGCGCAGCGTGTACGTGGCCCCCACCCTGGAACAGGCGCGCGAGGACCAGGCGCGCTTCGAGGCGTCGTTCGACCGGTCGCGGATCTTCAACGAGCGCAGCGCCCCCATCGACCCGAAGACCGGCCGGGCCGCGCAGGGCTTCGAGTACTACCAGGACCGCTACCTCAAGGGCGGCACGCTGTCGACCGACTTCCGGTGGGAGCAGCTGGACGTGATCGGCGACCCGGAGCGGGTGATCGAGCAGATCTCCCTCCTGCGGAACTCCGGCTTCTCGAACCTCCTGTGCGACTTCGGCAGCACCCGCCCCATGCCGCTGGAGGAGATGAAGCGGATCATGCGCTTCTTCGCCGCCGAAGTCATGCCCGCGTTCCGGTAA